Proteins from a genomic interval of Scophthalmus maximus strain ysfricsl-2021 chromosome 22, ASM2237912v1, whole genome shotgun sequence:
- the LOC118291698 gene encoding zinc finger protein 34, with protein MEMLKIEQVIVGNERRSAPAEIKSEPVVTPLPSYQHESLQCFQCFITFSDAKAKERHMRKSHRDQYKKQLQQTNTLFTCYKCDKCFSSSEELTQHQDSHSTEETPFLCSYCQKGFFTFTELNKHRRHECLERRCPCRDCGALFPSPSRLRNHRVSVHPQRPAVADDINTYQCCKCGHGFQTEEELLQHQERFANDLYCETKPPGKKRGRKPKYVAQGMTVEVKKIKQEEEEVGCKGYDDTPPEECQSDELQPELKIPCPEAKCDLIFPSVAALRAHKRGEHGLPLHKTEACTECDESAAQPEQPKVHMTRAHCSGHTCPTCGKSFACESTLKIHQNTHTEDEKAAEER; from the exons ATGGAGATGTTGAAGATCGAGCAGGTCATCGTGGGGAACGAGAGGAGATCCGCCCCCGCGGAGATCAAGTCCGAGCCCGTGGTCACCCCTCTGCCGTCCT ATCAGCATGAGAGTCTGCAGTGTTTCCAGTGCTTCATCACCTTCTCTGATGCCAAAGCCAAAGAGAGACACATGAGGAAGAGTCACCGGGACCAATACAAAAAGCAGCTGCAACAG ACTAATACACTCTTTACTTGTTACAAGTGTGACAagtgcttctcctcctctgaggagCTCACCCAGCACCAGGACTCCCACAGCACAGAGGAGACGCCCTTCCTCTGCTCTTACTGCCAGAAAGGCTTCTTTACCTTCACTGAG ctgaacaaacacagacgaCATGAATGCTTAGAACGACGGTGTCCCTGCAGGGACTGTGGGGCCCTGTTTCCCAGTCCCTCTCGACTTCGCAACCATCGCGTTTCGGTGCACCCACAGCGCCCGGCGGTGGCTGATGACATCAACACCTACCAATGCTGCAAATGTGGTCATGGTTTccagacagaagaagagctCCTGCAGCACCAGGAGAGATTTGCTAATGATCTGTATTGTGAAACTAAGCCGCCAGGGAAAAAACGTGGCCGAAAACCGAAGTACGTTGCTCAAGGCATGACGGTTGAGGTCaagaaaatcaaacaagaggaggaagaagtgggATGCAAAGGATATGATGACACTCCACCAGAGGAATGTCAATCCGACGAGCTGCAACCAGAGCTCAAGATACCCTGTCCTGAAGCTAAGTGTGACCTCATATTCCCTTCTGTTGCAGCCCTGCGGGCACACAAGAGAGGGGAGCATGGGCTTCCTCTTCACAAGACTGAGGCATGCACAGAGTGTGATGAGAGCGCAGCTCAACCTGAGCAGCCCAAAGTACACATGACCAGGGCTCACTGCTCTGGACACACCTGCCCCACCTGTGGAAAGAGTTTCGCATGTGAGAGTACTCTAAAGATccaccagaacacacacactgaggatgaGAAGGCAGCAGAAGAAAGATAA
- the ndufv1 gene encoding NADH dehydrogenase [ubiquinone] flavoprotein 1, mitochondrial isoform X1, with protein MTVSGPCDVYFLLYFINPLRIEGRMLSLSRAVVSGVARAPAAVSQGGVTAISRFNSTAQSAPKKTSFGPLADEDRIFTNLYGRHDWGLKGAMKRGDWYKTKDILLKGVDWILNEIKVSGLRGRGGAGFPTGMKWSFMNKPSDGRPKYLVVNADEGEPGTCKDREIMRHDPHKLVEGCLIAGKAMGARAAYIYIRGEFYNESSNLQVAINEAYAAGLIGKNSCGSGYDFDVFVMRGAGAYICGEETALIESLEGKQGKPRLKPPFPADVGVFGCPTTVANVETVSVAPTICRRGGSWFLGFGRERNSGTKLFNISGHVNNPCTVEEEMSVPLKDLIERHAGGVRGGWDNLLAVIPGGSSTPLIPKNVCEEVLMDFDGLLQAQTGLGTAAIIVMDKSTDIIRAIARLIEFYKHESCGQCTPCREGVDWMNNMMWRFVRGDARPSEIDMIWELSKQIEGHTICALGDGAAWPVQGLIRHFRPVMESRIAEYQQQARA; from the exons ATGACTGTTTCCGGTCCGTGTGACGTCTACTTCCTGTTGTATTTCATAAACCCATTACGTATAGAAG GAAGGATGCTGTCCCTCTCTCGAGCTGTGGTGAGCGGGGTGGCCCGAGCCCCAGCTGCCGTCAGTCAAGGAGGGGTGACTGCTATCTCCCGATTCAACAGCACAGCACAG AGTGCTCCAAAGAAAACTTCATTTGGACCGCTGGCAGATGAGGACAGAATTTTCACAAACCTTTATGGCCGTCATGACTGGGG GCTGAAGGGGGCTATGAAGCGTGGTGACTGGTACAAAACCAAGGATATCCTCCTGAAGGGAGTCGACTGGATTCTCAATGAGATCAAGGTCTCTGGCCTGCGTGGGAGAGGCGGAGCTGGTTTCCCTACTGGCATGAAGTGGAGCTTCATGAACAAGCCCAGCGATGGCAG GCCAAAGTATCTGGTGGTGAATGCAGATGAGGGAGAGCCCGGCACCTGTAAGGACAGGGAGATCATGAGGCATGACCCACACAAGCTGGTGGAGGGCTGTCTGATCGCCGGGAAGGCCATGGGGGCACGCGCTGCTTATATCTATATTAGAGGAGAGTTCTACAACGAGTCATCCAatctgcag GTTGCTATCAATGAGGCCTATGCTGCTGGGCTGATTGGAAAGAATTCCTGTGGCTCTGGTTATGACtttgatgtgtttgtgatgcGTGGTGCTGGAGCTTATAtctgtggagaggagaccgCTCTTATTGAGTCCCTGGAGGGAAAGCAAGGGAAGCCCCGCCTGAAGCCCCCATTTCCTGCTGATGTGG GGGTGTTTGGCTGCCCTACAACTGTTGCCAACGTGGAGACAGTATCCGTGGCTCCCACCATCTGTCGCCGTGGAGGGTCATGGTTTCTGGGCtttggcagagagagaaactccgGGACGAAGCTCTTCAACATCTCAGGACATGTTAACAACCCCTgcactgtggaggaggagatgtctgtCCCTCTGAAAGACCTCATCGAGAGGCATGCAG GTGGAGTGCGTGGTGGATGGGACAATCTGCTGGCTGTAATCCCCGGTGGCTCTTCAACACCCCTCATTCCcaagaatgtgtgtgaagaggTGCTGATGGACTTTGATGGCCTCCTTCAAGCTCAGACTGGGCTTGGCACGGCTGCTATTATCGTCATGGACAAATCA ACTGATATTATCAGAGCCATTGCACGTCTGATTGAGTTCTACAAACATGAGAGCTGCGGCCAGTGCACACCGTGCAGAGAAG GAGTGGACTGGATGAACAACATGATGTGGCGTTTTGTACGTGGTGATGCGCGACCCTCTGAGATCGACATGATATGGGAGCTCAGTAAGCAGATTGAGGGTCACACTATCTGTGCCCTGGGAGATGGTGCAGCATGGCCAGTGCAG GGATTGATCAGGCACTTCAGGCCTGTGATGGAGAGCCGAATTGCTGAATACCAGCAGCAGGCCAGGGCTTAA
- the ndufv1 gene encoding NADH dehydrogenase [ubiquinone] flavoprotein 1, mitochondrial isoform X2 yields MLSLSRAVVSGVARAPAAVSQGGVTAISRFNSTAQSAPKKTSFGPLADEDRIFTNLYGRHDWGLKGAMKRGDWYKTKDILLKGVDWILNEIKVSGLRGRGGAGFPTGMKWSFMNKPSDGRPKYLVVNADEGEPGTCKDREIMRHDPHKLVEGCLIAGKAMGARAAYIYIRGEFYNESSNLQVAINEAYAAGLIGKNSCGSGYDFDVFVMRGAGAYICGEETALIESLEGKQGKPRLKPPFPADVGVFGCPTTVANVETVSVAPTICRRGGSWFLGFGRERNSGTKLFNISGHVNNPCTVEEEMSVPLKDLIERHAGGVRGGWDNLLAVIPGGSSTPLIPKNVCEEVLMDFDGLLQAQTGLGTAAIIVMDKSTDIIRAIARLIEFYKHESCGQCTPCREGVDWMNNMMWRFVRGDARPSEIDMIWELSKQIEGHTICALGDGAAWPVQGLIRHFRPVMESRIAEYQQQARA; encoded by the exons ATGCTGTCCCTCTCTCGAGCTGTGGTGAGCGGGGTGGCCCGAGCCCCAGCTGCCGTCAGTCAAGGAGGGGTGACTGCTATCTCCCGATTCAACAGCACAGCACAG AGTGCTCCAAAGAAAACTTCATTTGGACCGCTGGCAGATGAGGACAGAATTTTCACAAACCTTTATGGCCGTCATGACTGGGG GCTGAAGGGGGCTATGAAGCGTGGTGACTGGTACAAAACCAAGGATATCCTCCTGAAGGGAGTCGACTGGATTCTCAATGAGATCAAGGTCTCTGGCCTGCGTGGGAGAGGCGGAGCTGGTTTCCCTACTGGCATGAAGTGGAGCTTCATGAACAAGCCCAGCGATGGCAG GCCAAAGTATCTGGTGGTGAATGCAGATGAGGGAGAGCCCGGCACCTGTAAGGACAGGGAGATCATGAGGCATGACCCACACAAGCTGGTGGAGGGCTGTCTGATCGCCGGGAAGGCCATGGGGGCACGCGCTGCTTATATCTATATTAGAGGAGAGTTCTACAACGAGTCATCCAatctgcag GTTGCTATCAATGAGGCCTATGCTGCTGGGCTGATTGGAAAGAATTCCTGTGGCTCTGGTTATGACtttgatgtgtttgtgatgcGTGGTGCTGGAGCTTATAtctgtggagaggagaccgCTCTTATTGAGTCCCTGGAGGGAAAGCAAGGGAAGCCCCGCCTGAAGCCCCCATTTCCTGCTGATGTGG GGGTGTTTGGCTGCCCTACAACTGTTGCCAACGTGGAGACAGTATCCGTGGCTCCCACCATCTGTCGCCGTGGAGGGTCATGGTTTCTGGGCtttggcagagagagaaactccgGGACGAAGCTCTTCAACATCTCAGGACATGTTAACAACCCCTgcactgtggaggaggagatgtctgtCCCTCTGAAAGACCTCATCGAGAGGCATGCAG GTGGAGTGCGTGGTGGATGGGACAATCTGCTGGCTGTAATCCCCGGTGGCTCTTCAACACCCCTCATTCCcaagaatgtgtgtgaagaggTGCTGATGGACTTTGATGGCCTCCTTCAAGCTCAGACTGGGCTTGGCACGGCTGCTATTATCGTCATGGACAAATCA ACTGATATTATCAGAGCCATTGCACGTCTGATTGAGTTCTACAAACATGAGAGCTGCGGCCAGTGCACACCGTGCAGAGAAG GAGTGGACTGGATGAACAACATGATGTGGCGTTTTGTACGTGGTGATGCGCGACCCTCTGAGATCGACATGATATGGGAGCTCAGTAAGCAGATTGAGGGTCACACTATCTGTGCCCTGGGAGATGGTGCAGCATGGCCAGTGCAG GGATTGATCAGGCACTTCAGGCCTGTGATGGAGAGCCGAATTGCTGAATACCAGCAGCAGGCCAGGGCTTAA
- the hcn3 gene encoding potassium/sodium hyperpolarization-activated cyclic nucleotide-gated channel 2, with protein MTSPSRSIDGHKGIVESPAHKPETPRYRSWSSLRFSRWRSGSQRTSPPATPSPKTDKKSDVTKTLFSLVKTHNEDYTADPDGLLDTDGEADGGGEDVPQDQSTYFQRRFCSMLQPGVNKFSLRMFGSHKGVAAEQARVKSFGVWIVHPYSDFRFYWDIVMLLLMMSNLVILPWGITFFEDQNTPPWITFNVLSDTLFLMDLVFNFRTGILEGDSQIILDPKEIRMHYLRTWFTVDFISSIPVDYIFLIVDLESRHESTDVYRTARALRIVRFTKILSLLRLLRLSRLIRYIHQWEEIFHMTYDLASAVVRIVNLIGMMLLLCHWDGCLTFMVPMLQDFPADCWVSKNNMVNATWHIQYSYSLFMAMSHMLCIGYGANPPDGISDVWLTMVSMVVGATCYAMFLGHATTLVQSLDASHRQYQEKYKQVEQYMSFHKLPADVRQRIHDYYEQRFQGKMFDEDSILGELSDPLKEEIVSFNCRGLVANMPLFANTDPHFVTVILTKLRFEVFQPGDMIIREGTLGRKMYFIQHGAVTVTPRGSKEISLNDGAYFGEICLLTQGRRTASVTADTYCRLYSLSVDSFNEVLEEHPLMRRAFESVAVDRLGRVSRRPSYEPPAAESRLLNQQGETCGGYLSR; from the exons ATGACCAGCCCCTCCAGGAGTATCGACGGCCACAAGGGCATCGTTGAGAGCCCAGCTCACAAACCGGAGACCCCCAGGTATCGCAGCTGGAGCAGCCTCCGCTTCTCAAGATGGAGAAGTGGTTCCCAGAGGACAAGCCCCCCGGCCACCCCCTCCCCGAAGACAGACAAGAAGAGCGATGTGACCAAGACGCTGTTCTCCCTGGTCAAGACTCACAATGAAGACTACACAGCCGACCCTGACGGGCTGCTGGACACCGACGGGGAGGCGGACGGGGGCGGCGAAGACGTGCCACAGGACCAGTCCACCTACTTCCAGAGGCGGTTTTGCTCCATGCTGCAGCCCGGGGTCAACAAGTTCTCCCTGCGCATGTTTGGCAGTCATAAGGGTGTCGCTGCGGAGCAGGCCAGGGTCAAGAGCTTTGGAGTGTGGATCGTTCACCCCTACAGTGACTTCAG GTTTTATTGGGACATTGTGATGCTCTTGTTGATGATGAGCAATCTGGTGATCCTGCCCTGGGGCATCACCTTCTTTGAGGACCAGAACACCCCACCCTGGATCACCTTCAACGTCCTGTCCGACACTCTCTTCCTTATGGACCTGGTTTTCAACTTCCGCACTGGCATCCTCGAAGGTGACAGCCAAATAATCCTGGACCCAAAAGAGATCCGCATGCATTACCTCCGCACCTGGTTCACGGTGgacttcatctcctccatccctgTCGACTATATTTTCCTCATCGTTGACCTGGAATCCCGGCACGAGTCGACCGACGTGTACCGAACTGCCCGCGCACTCCGCATTGTGCGGTTCACCAAGATCCTGAGTCTGCTGCGTCTTCTCCGACTGTCCCGCCTCATCCGTTACATCCACCAGTGGGAAGAG ATTTTCCATATGACCTATGACCTGGCCAGTGCAGTGGTGCGTATAGTCAACTTGATTGGCATGATGCTATTGTTGTGTCACTGGGATGGCTGCTTGACCTTCATGGTGCCTATGCTGCAGGACTTTCCTGCAGATTGCTGGGTATCCAAAAATAATATGGTG AATGCTACATGGCACATACAGTACTCATACTCCCTGTTCATGGCCATGAGTCACATGTTGTGCATTGGATACGGTGCCAACCCCCCAGACGGCATTAGCGATGTGTGGCTCACCATGGTCAGCATGGTCGTAGGGGCCACGTGCTACGCCATGTTCCTTGGCCATGCAACCACTTTGGTCCAGTCCTTGGATGCGTCACATCGTCAGTATCAAGAGAAG tataaGCAAGTGGAGCAGTACATGTCCTTTCATAAACTGCCAGCAGACGTACGACAGAGGATCCATGATTATTATGAGCAGCGATTCCAGGGCAAGATGTTTGACGAGGACAGCATCCTAGGAGAACTCAGTGATCCGCTCAAGGAG GAGATAGTCAGCTTTAACTGCCGGGGGCTTGTGGCCAACATGCCACTGTTTGCCAACACTGACCCTCATTTTGTGACAGTTATCTTGACCAAGCTGCGTTTTGAAGTCTTCCAACCCGGAGACATGATCATCCGAGAAGGAACCCTGGGTCGGAAAATGTACTTCATCCAGCACGGCGCCGTCACGGTCACCCCGCGCGGCAGTAAGGAGATTAGCCTCAACGATGGAGCATATTTTGGGG AGATCTGCCTGCTAACCCAGGGACGACGCACAGCCAGTGTGACGGCAGACACCTACTGTCGTCTTTACTCCCTGAGTGTGGACAGTTTCAACGAGGTCCTCGAGGAGCATCCTCTGATGAGGAGGGCCTTTGAGAGCGTTGCTGTGGACAGACTGGGGCGGGTTTCTCGCAGGCCCAGTTATGAGCCTCCAGCAGCGGAGTCACGTCTTCTGAACCAACAGGGAGAGACTTGTGGAGGATATTTGTCACGTTGA
- the nphs2 gene encoding podocin encodes MEKSSIVHLPSSRRTPRKESERGAMVPPRSHRQRTSKAVRLPEGRKDRPQREKPKTNDARQEQEAEVKLKSTVVDIDSVRDDNVKDENLGLLEAAEQDDGLKRMDLGVFEWLLMAFVLALVLLFLPLSIWFCVKVVREHERAVVFRLGHLLRERPRGPGLLFYLPLLDVCHKVDTRLKMLTVPPHTVVTKDLVRPELSAVCYYQIENVALCSTALSSLTAVLRTLVQAAVRDVLAQHTFGHILLHRRRIGQQIQVAVDSVACRWGVRVERADIDELSFPAELQQSLFAEAEAKRQQQARVKAAEVETASWEGFRASFRHLHPALVLPFPPDLLSLTSDHSSLPPPPPPAVEDEGRTTEGEPDTDSPMM; translated from the exons ATGGAGAAGTCCTCCATTGTCCACCTGCCATCTTCCAGAAGGACGCCCAGgaaggagagtgagaggggAGCCATGGTGCCTCCCAGGAGTCACCGGCAAAGGACATCGAAGGCAGTGCGGCTCCcggagggaaggaaggacaggCCACAGAGGGAAAAGCCAAAGACAAATGATGCGAGGCAAGAACAGGAGGCAGAAGTGAAGCTGAAGTCCACTGTGGTGGACATAGACAGTGTGAGAGATGACAACGTCAAGGATGAGAACCTGGGGCTCCTGGAAGCAGCAGAGCAGGATGACG GTTTGAAGCGCATGGACCTGGGAGTGTTTGAGTGGCTTCTGATGGCCTTCGTATTGGCTCtggttctcctcttcctccctctgtccatctgGTTCTGTGTCAAA GTGGTCAGGGAGCATGAGAGAGCCGTGGTCTTCAGACTGGGTCACCTGCTGCGTGAAAGACCCAGAGGACCAG gCCTTCTCTTCTACCTGCCACTCCTGGACGTGTGTCACAAGGTTGACACCCGACTCAAAATGCTGACGGTTCCTCCTCACACG GTGGTGACAAAAGACTTGGTGAGGCCAGAGCTGAGTGCCGTCTGTTATTACCAGATAGAGAACGTGGCTCTGTGCAGCACGGCTCTGTCCAGTCTGACCGCGGTGCTGCGGACTCTGGTCCAGGCAGCAGTCAGAGACGTTCTCGCCCAGCACACGTTCGGCCACATCCTGCTGCACAGGAGGAGGATCGGGCAGCAGATACAAGTGGCCGTCGACTCGGTCGCTTGTCGCTGGGGCGTCCGGGTGGAGAGGGCAGACAT AGACGAGCTCAGTTTTCCGGCGGAGTTACAACAGAGCCTGTTTGCTGAGGCTGAGGCCAAGAGACAGCAACAAGCCAGA GTTAAAGCAGCGGAAGTAGAGACAGCTTCCTGGGAGGGGTTCAGGGCGTCGTTCCGTCACCTCCATCCTGCTCTGGTCCTGCCGTTCCCCCCTGATCTCCTCagcctgacctctgaccactcgtctctacctcctcctcctcctcccgctgtgGAGGACGAGGGAAGAACCACTGAGGGAGAGCCAGATACAGACTCACCAATGATGTGA
- the LOC118291702 gene encoding extracellular matrix protein 1-like isoform X1 — MTSVGGLMGLWIVALLTLHGAGVGDTQRNALNEPDVPFPPAGPTAQNLAAVCHQGQGRPRYTASFFPSSGASHFRRRGNAINRLESWYGLCCRGQSHQVLCCVQQAWKQALSQFCVEEYSTMTLPYECCEDRGDARWTCFNSELPNPNYSPTPGYTAPQVPEEPGFTFNGNAC, encoded by the exons ATGACTTCAGTCGGAGGCCTCATGGGACTTTGGATTGTTGCACTGCTGACTCTTCATGGAGCAGGTGTTGGAG ACACCCAAAGAAACGCTCTCAATGAGCCTGACGTCCCTTTCCCGCCCGCCGGTCCCACGGCTCAAAACCTCGCTGCCGTTTGCCATCAGGGCCAGGGTCGACCCAGATACACGGCCAGCTTCTTCCCGAGCTCCGGAGCTAGTCACTTCCGCCGCCGTGGAAACGCCATCAACCGCCTGGAGTCGTGGTACGGTTTGTGCTGCCGTGGACAGAGTCACCAGGTCCTCTGCTGCGTCCAACAAGCT TGGAAACAAGCTCTGTCTCAGTTCTGTGTGGAAGAGTATTCCACCATGACTCTCCCGTATGAGTGctgtgaggacagaggagacgcaCGGTGGACGTGCTTCAACAGCGAGCTGCCAAACCCAAACTACAGCCCGACACCAGGCTACACTGCGCCCCAAGTTCCTGAGGAGCCGGGATTCACCTTCAATGGAAATGCCTGCTAA
- the LOC118291702 gene encoding extracellular matrix protein 1-like isoform X2 — protein MTSVGGLMGLWIVALLTLHGADTQRNALNEPDVPFPPAGPTAQNLAAVCHQGQGRPRYTASFFPSSGASHFRRRGNAINRLESWYGLCCRGQSHQVLCCVQQAWKQALSQFCVEEYSTMTLPYECCEDRGDARWTCFNSELPNPNYSPTPGYTAPQVPEEPGFTFNGNAC, from the exons ATGACTTCAGTCGGAGGCCTCATGGGACTTTGGATTGTTGCACTGCTGACTCTTCATGGAGCAG ACACCCAAAGAAACGCTCTCAATGAGCCTGACGTCCCTTTCCCGCCCGCCGGTCCCACGGCTCAAAACCTCGCTGCCGTTTGCCATCAGGGCCAGGGTCGACCCAGATACACGGCCAGCTTCTTCCCGAGCTCCGGAGCTAGTCACTTCCGCCGCCGTGGAAACGCCATCAACCGCCTGGAGTCGTGGTACGGTTTGTGCTGCCGTGGACAGAGTCACCAGGTCCTCTGCTGCGTCCAACAAGCT TGGAAACAAGCTCTGTCTCAGTTCTGTGTGGAAGAGTATTCCACCATGACTCTCCCGTATGAGTGctgtgaggacagaggagacgcaCGGTGGACGTGCTTCAACAGCGAGCTGCCAAACCCAAACTACAGCCCGACACCAGGCTACACTGCGCCCCAAGTTCCTGAGGAGCCGGGATTCACCTTCAATGGAAATGCCTGCTAA